From the genome of Marixanthomonas ophiurae, one region includes:
- a CDS encoding HmuY family protein encodes MSIFKSFKILLVACIATATLVSCSDDDTTTVQGEPFVAAFENLSANLGEIEGNEDIKLVYSETASENGAITLSLEATNAVYGEDFTTEPAAEGNTITLPITEGTRENTIAFNKLNANLDETVVITFTITDISYPNAQIQGNTAFALNSSASLGRSLAPEVGGPNEQNQVYIDLSSEKTTVVQRDSWDLGFYAGNEFRVAINGSIYMATAQLDATNIDAVTEADVTGIQDQVAVGTFDPANVAYIDHPDGNITKNAIGAISDTDADNKVYLVNLGYEVGNTTAEQGSVTVAGDARGWKKIRVLKRGDDYLLQYADLNATTHQEVTISKNSGYNFTFFSFNTNNVVSVEPEADQWDINFTVFTNIIEEAGSYGYSDGVLHNRKGGVVAYAINTDEVSTTYDDFSLSNLNTANFQEDQRTIGSSWREVINEDKVLFDNMFYIIQDLNGNTYKLKFTALLSDQGERGYPEFKYQLLQ; translated from the coding sequence ATGTCAATATTTAAATCATTTAAAATACTACTTGTCGCATGTATTGCTACTGCTACCTTAGTTTCGTGTAGCGATGACGATACTACGACGGTACAAGGCGAGCCTTTTGTGGCAGCGTTTGAGAACCTTTCGGCTAACTTAGGAGAAATAGAAGGCAATGAGGATATCAAACTAGTGTATTCAGAAACTGCTTCAGAAAACGGAGCGATCACACTTTCGTTAGAAGCTACGAATGCGGTATACGGAGAGGACTTTACAACGGAACCTGCTGCGGAAGGAAACACGATTACCTTGCCTATTACTGAGGGAACAAGAGAAAATACAATAGCTTTCAATAAACTGAATGCTAATTTAGATGAAACAGTAGTTATTACTTTTACTATTACCGACATTTCATATCCTAATGCTCAGATACAAGGTAATACTGCTTTTGCTTTAAATAGTTCCGCTTCTTTAGGGCGTTCATTAGCCCCAGAAGTAGGTGGTCCCAATGAGCAAAACCAAGTGTATATTGATTTAAGTTCCGAAAAAACAACTGTTGTACAACGTGATTCTTGGGATCTAGGGTTTTATGCTGGAAATGAATTTCGAGTAGCAATAAACGGTTCCATTTATATGGCTACGGCACAATTGGATGCTACCAATATTGATGCGGTAACCGAAGCCGATGTTACGGGTATACAAGACCAAGTAGCGGTGGGAACCTTCGATCCCGCTAATGTTGCATATATAGATCATCCTGACGGAAACATTACCAAAAATGCAATTGGTGCTATAAGTGACACCGATGCTGATAACAAGGTGTATTTAGTGAATTTAGGATATGAAGTAGGAAACACTACAGCAGAACAAGGAAGTGTAACTGTAGCTGGAGATGCTAGAGGTTGGAAAAAGATTCGCGTATTAAAACGAGGGGACGATTACCTACTACAATATGCCGATCTAAATGCTACCACACACCAAGAAGTGACCATTTCGAAAAACAGTGGATATAATTTTACCTTCTTCAGTTTCAACACCAATAATGTTGTTTCTGTAGAACCGGAAGCAGACCAATGGGATATCAACTTTACAGTTTTTACCAATATAATAGAAGAGGCTGGTTCCTATGGTTATTCAGATGGGGTTTTGCACAACCGTAAAGGAGGCGTGGTGGCCTATGCCATCAATACAGATGAAGTGAGCACCACCTATGATGACTTTTCATTGAGTAACCTAAACACAGCCAACTTTCAAGAAGACCAACGTACTATAGGCAGTAGCTGGAGAGAGGTGATTAATGAAGATAAGGTATTGTTTGATAATATGTTTTACATCATTCAAGATCTAAACGGAAACACCTATAAACTAAAATTCACAGCTCTATTGAGCGACCAGGGAGAACGTGGATACCCTGAATTCAAATATCAATTATTACAATAA
- a CDS encoding T9SS type A sorting domain-containing protein, whose amino-acid sequence MKKILHIAAFIATGFVATAQETINLSMGANYENEVYVKLADETQNTYAAASWDVAFLRNSAQNIGIRVNDGAGIQVFEAANDPAEWNNIDVTNEASWTPLYNDDTNWDNGAFMQGSATYGWGEYNPATHHVEGTIIFVLKYADGTYRKFINEDFFGGYTFKFATWDGSAWVNETTTTVDNDDNPNNRYNYYSLQNNEAVVAEPAVTEWDMVFRKYVTELQANTMYNVTGVLHNPNITVAQNEEPTGEADPANVTYSEEINTIGYDWKSFDGSGYLVNSNMAYYVKYDEDTVYRLVFTSFEGSSTGNIELEYQDVSSLLGFEDVTEDVSFGMFPNPTTNGQVSIVYDVANTVSVKNTIEVYAINGVKVYSETMSTASGFYNKTLDLSGLQSGMYMVTFTAGKNSVTKKLILN is encoded by the coding sequence ATGAAAAAAATACTACATATTGCAGCCTTTATAGCAACGGGATTCGTTGCCACTGCACAAGAAACCATCAACCTTTCTATGGGTGCTAATTATGAAAATGAGGTCTACGTAAAATTAGCAGACGAAACACAGAACACCTATGCCGCTGCTAGTTGGGATGTAGCCTTTTTACGTAACAGTGCACAGAATATTGGCATTCGTGTAAACGATGGCGCCGGAATACAGGTGTTTGAAGCAGCGAACGACCCAGCAGAATGGAACAATATCGATGTAACTAATGAAGCATCTTGGACACCATTATATAACGATGATACCAATTGGGACAACGGAGCCTTTATGCAGGGATCAGCTACGTATGGTTGGGGAGAGTATAACCCAGCAACCCACCACGTAGAAGGAACCATCATCTTTGTATTGAAATATGCCGATGGTACCTATCGTAAGTTTATAAACGAAGACTTTTTTGGCGGGTACACATTTAAGTTCGCTACTTGGGATGGTAGCGCTTGGGTAAATGAAACGACTACAACAGTTGATAATGATGATAACCCTAATAACCGTTACAACTACTATTCATTACAAAACAACGAAGCCGTTGTAGCTGAGCCAGCTGTAACAGAATGGGATATGGTGTTTAGAAAATATGTTACAGAATTACAGGCAAATACAATGTATAATGTAACTGGCGTGTTACATAATCCAAATATCACCGTAGCGCAAAACGAAGAACCAACGGGAGAAGCAGATCCTGCTAATGTAACCTACTCTGAAGAAATTAATACTATAGGGTACGATTGGAAAAGCTTTGACGGTTCAGGATATTTAGTAAACAGTAATATGGCGTATTATGTTAAATATGATGAAGATACCGTATACCGATTGGTATTTACTTCATTTGAAGGGTCTTCAACTGGAAACATCGAGTTGGAATATCAAGATGTATCTAGTTTATTAGGATTTGAAGATGTAACAGAAGATGTTTCCTTCGGAATGTTTCCAAACCCTACTACCAATGGTCAAGTATCAATTGTGTATGATGTAGCTAATACTGTTTCAGTAAAAAATACGATTGAAGTATATGCAATCAACGGAGTGAAAGTATATTCAGAAACGATGTCTACTGCATCTGGTTTTTATAACAAGACATTAGACCTTTCAGGCCTACAAAGTGGTATGTATATGGTTACCTTTACCGCCGGAAAAAACAGTGTAACGAAGAAACTAATTTTGAACTAG
- a CDS encoding DUF6607 family protein has product MKKTIFALIGLIAISASSNAQSKQEKDREAIKNMCGCYEVTFNFTETFEYVEDSTYIPSKTKIAGGLEWAELIEDKDDKVSIQHLLIVGPPNQPHIVKHWRQDWEYENTDLYLFNGDNQWTYTKKPKSDVKGQWTQKVFQVDDSPRYEGSATWVHVDGKSYWENTTTAPLPRREYTQRSDYNVTMRGNRHEITDFGWIHDQDNEKIVRKEGAEDVVIAKEKGYNVYKKVDDSKCKAAQDWWKEHQDKWATVRAKWDNVFGKDEDLALKEKVDNKVLFKYLFDENMTDKKEINGVIDSFVIEK; this is encoded by the coding sequence ATGAAAAAGACAATTTTTGCGTTAATAGGATTAATAGCTATCAGTGCTAGCAGTAATGCACAAAGCAAACAAGAAAAGGATAGAGAGGCTATAAAGAATATGTGTGGGTGTTACGAAGTAACCTTCAACTTCACTGAAACATTTGAATATGTAGAAGATTCTACTTACATACCGTCAAAAACTAAAATAGCTGGTGGTTTAGAGTGGGCAGAACTTATTGAAGATAAAGATGATAAGGTGTCTATTCAGCATCTATTAATTGTAGGGCCACCCAACCAGCCACATATAGTAAAACACTGGCGTCAGGATTGGGAATATGAAAATACCGATCTATATCTATTCAACGGTGATAACCAATGGACCTATACTAAAAAGCCAAAAAGCGACGTAAAAGGACAGTGGACGCAGAAAGTATTTCAGGTAGATGATAGTCCGAGATACGAAGGCTCTGCTACTTGGGTACACGTAGATGGTAAAAGCTATTGGGAAAATACTACAACAGCACCTTTGCCACGAAGAGAGTACACCCAACGTAGTGATTATAATGTAACAATGCGCGGAAACCGTCACGAGATAACCGATTTTGGTTGGATACACGATCAAGACAATGAAAAAATTGTACGAAAAGAAGGCGCAGAAGATGTAGTAATCGCCAAAGAAAAAGGGTACAACGTGTACAAAAAAGTAGATGACAGCAAGTGTAAAGCAGCCCAAGACTGGTGGAAAGAACACCAAGACAAATGGGCTACGGTTCGCGCGAAGTGGGACAACGTATTTGGAAAAGACGAAGACTTAGCCTTAAAAGAAAAAGTAGATAACAAAGTATTGTTTAAATACTTGTTTGATGAAAATATGACCGATAAGAAAGAAATAAACGGAGTGATCGACTCTTTTGTAATCGAAAAATAA
- a CDS encoding ankyrin repeat domain-containing protein, with translation MSCLKKINLCLVLLVSTFASAQTNNSFLERSFWKTNPTIPAVEQKIKEGNDVTQLNSYGFDGVTYAILEDAPLATLKHMLTKEGNGVNKLTHDGRTYIFWAAYKNNIDLVKHLLQARARTDIRDDHSNTIALFAAGAGNTNAELYDILAQHGADLSNETTKNGANILLLAAPHVKDLSELDYFVSKGMSLQSTDTAGNGIFNYVAKTGNANLLDALIEKGVAYKELNKEKGNAMLFASQGTRGTTNGLEVYQYLESKGINPNVTTTEGVTPLHTLAYRSDDKAVLNYFIKKGVDVNQANEEGNTAFMNAASANNMEIVTLLAEKVTDINHTNKKGQSALSLAVANNTAEVVAYLLKNGADASVTDTNGNTLAYYVMDGYSSKEATDFNKKLTLLKQNNVSLTTLQEKDNSLYHLAVAKNNVDLLKLVVKMADKKQLQQKNADGLTPLHLAAMKAKNDTILKYLLSLGADKNVVTDFEETAYDLASENEQLEANNIDLNFLK, from the coding sequence ATGAGCTGCCTAAAAAAAATAAACTTGTGTTTGGTATTGTTAGTAAGCACGTTTGCTAGTGCACAGACCAATAATTCATTCTTAGAAAGAAGCTTTTGGAAAACCAATCCGACTATACCAGCCGTCGAACAAAAAATAAAAGAAGGCAACGATGTCACACAGTTAAATTCCTATGGATTTGACGGTGTTACCTATGCTATCTTGGAAGACGCCCCATTAGCTACCCTTAAGCATATGCTAACAAAAGAAGGGAATGGTGTGAATAAATTAACCCACGACGGACGAACCTATATTTTTTGGGCAGCTTATAAAAACAATATTGACTTAGTAAAGCACCTATTACAAGCACGTGCCCGAACCGATATTCGGGATGACCATAGTAATACCATTGCGTTGTTTGCTGCTGGAGCCGGAAATACCAATGCAGAACTATACGATATATTAGCGCAACACGGCGCCGATCTATCGAACGAAACCACTAAAAACGGTGCAAACATTCTATTATTAGCAGCGCCGCATGTAAAAGACTTGAGTGAGTTGGATTATTTTGTTTCTAAAGGGATGTCCTTACAAAGCACCGATACAGCTGGGAATGGCATCTTTAATTATGTAGCCAAAACAGGAAATGCCAACCTATTGGATGCCCTCATCGAAAAAGGAGTTGCATATAAAGAGCTAAACAAAGAAAAAGGCAATGCAATGCTTTTCGCGAGTCAGGGTACACGAGGCACCACCAACGGACTGGAAGTGTATCAATATTTAGAGTCAAAAGGCATTAACCCAAACGTGACCACTACTGAAGGCGTAACCCCATTGCATACATTAGCATATAGAAGTGATGATAAAGCAGTACTAAACTACTTTATTAAAAAAGGAGTGGATGTAAACCAAGCCAATGAAGAAGGCAACACAGCTTTTATGAATGCAGCCTCGGCAAATAATATGGAGATTGTAACACTATTGGCAGAGAAGGTTACAGATATAAACCATACCAACAAAAAAGGACAATCAGCATTAAGCTTGGCAGTAGCCAATAATACTGCTGAAGTAGTAGCGTATCTGTTAAAAAATGGAGCAGATGCTTCCGTAACCGATACAAACGGAAATACATTGGCATACTACGTGATGGATGGGTATAGTTCAAAAGAAGCAACTGATTTCAATAAAAAACTGACGCTTCTAAAACAAAACAATGTGTCGTTAACCACGCTTCAGGAAAAGGATAATAGCTTATATCACTTGGCAGTAGCTAAAAACAACGTAGACTTGTTGAAGTTGGTCGTGAAAATGGCAGATAAGAAACAACTGCAACAAAAAAATGCAGATGGCTTAACACCGTTACATTTGGCAGCGATGAAAGCAAAAAACGATACCATATTAAAATATTTGTTGTCGTTAGGCGCTGATAAAAATGTGGTTACCGATTTTGAAGAAACAGCGTACGATCTAGCAAGTGAAAACGAACAATTAGAAGCAAATAACATTGATCTAAACTTTCTGAAATAA